The Neomonachus schauinslandi chromosome 11, ASM220157v2, whole genome shotgun sequence genomic sequence GTTGGAGCTGAGAGGTCATCTAGGCCGACCaacccattgtacagatgaggtcACTGAGCCCCTGACAGTCCAAACTCAAACGCAGCTTGGTCTGATCCCAAAGCCCACGTATGTCCTCTGGGTCAAAGTGAGTTACAcagctggggctcaatcccaggcttGCCTGTGGCATCCTTGCCCTGAAGCTGGGTCTCGGCAGTCCCAGCCCATCAGACTGCCATGGTGCTGGCAGAGGGAGGATCCAGGCTCCCGGTGGAAACCCTCTCTTGGGGCAGAGACAGCTGGGCTGAAACCCAAGCCGGACTGGCCTgagagccgggggaggggcacagtCTGGAGGATTGCCAAGAACGGGACATGCTCCCTGTCGCCAGTGTGGTGACTTCCGTTCCTGGGGGTGGGTCAGGGTGCTGTCCCCCTACACAGGAGAAGCTTCATTCCCACTGGGCCTGAGGGGCGGTGGGACTGGGCTCCTCTGGGAGCACAGCTGATGGGGGCCGGGCGAGCACTGGCTGTTCCCCCACGTCCCAGGATTCCATGGGAATCAGGTGAGTTCTAGAACAGGGGCAGTGGGAGGTGATGGCTGGAGCAGGAGCCTCCTTACTTTGCACACTTAATCTTCACACCAAACCCAAAGAGAAGGGAAGTCAGCTGCCAAGAGTCACAGAGCTAaggccggggtggggtggggtgtgtgtgtggcaagaTTCGAATTCTGCAGGTCAGCTCCTCCATCCTGTGGCCCCACGCATCCCTACCAACAGCCTTCCCTTTTCACTGCTGCCTGATGTCTCCTGGCAGCCCAGTCCTCGTCACCTGATTAttcaactcccccccccccccccggctctgcCTGGCTTGGAACTGAGGCAAGGCAGGTGCAGGAGGACAATGATCTGTGTCCTGCGGGCCAGGCACACTTGGTTCCTGGCGTTCACTTACAGCTCTCAGTCTCGACTGGGAGTTTCACATCTATGTCACGGCTCTGCCAGGACCTCCTGTATGAACCTAGGACGTCGAGGGACCTCACTACTCATCCGCCCTCTAAGATTGCTAAGAGCATAGAATGAGATGATCTAAGGAAAGCTCTTAGCAGGACGCCCGGCACCTAATCACCCTCAATTCATGGGGCTTGTCATCATCATTAAAGGTGCTTCTGAACCCAGAGCAGGACCTGGTACTCCTGACCCCCTCAGCTTCCCACCCCAGGGCGCTCACTCCATCCCTCGGCAGGAAAATGTGAAACTGGAAGGGGTCTTCTGGAATATCAAGTCTGGTGGTTTTCAAATTGCATCCTTGGTGCCCTAGGGCCCCGTACACGTGCCTCAGGGAGCATCTTGGGAAGGGTGTTAGGTGGGGAGCTGGTGTGCTCCAGGAACCCCTCCCAGCCTAGAAAGGTCCCCTTGTGAGTAATGACACTGATAGACCATGAATTCGGAGCTGGGGAGTGAAGACATAAGGAAGCTGACCAAAAGTGGAAAATGGTGAGGTTACTGGATTAGAAGTCCCCACGGGGTTAAAAATCTCTTGGAGTGGGGCTGCTAACCTAAGTGAGTTagagaggtgaggggtggggacagggagagagtgcTCAATGTCTGAAACCAAGATTCTGAAGGTGGTACAATTACTGGCAAAAACTCTAGGTCATAACCATGAGCAGGTGGCTGAGAAGAGTGATACGCTCAAATAACCTAGAGGCCAGTGGGTTGTAATGATTCCTCTTAGCGGGTCACTTTATCCAGTGTCATCCAGGCTACGGGCAATTATCATTTGGGTTAGGACACGCTTTGGGCCTTCTGTACCAGTTTCACTACATACAAGTTACAGCCATGAAGGTCAACCTCTAGGAATGAGCTAGTGTTTTGAAGCAATATGTACATTTCATAAGAAAAGTGTTATTTAGTtcaatgaaagtttaaaaaaaataaaaaataaaaaggtcccCCTGTAATCTGGTTTATATGTCGGGCattcacttaatattttgtttGAGGGATctgctgaaaaaagaaaaacccatttGCAAAGCACAGCTCCACATCCATTTTCCCCTTTTGCCCCCGGGGGACACGCAGGGCAAGAGAGGGGAACGGTGCTGCCCCAGGCTTCCCTGTGGGTTGGTGGCCAGGCCTGGGCTAGACCAGAGGGCTCAGCGTTCCAGCCCCAAGTGTTGCTGACATCCCCAGGGACTCCCTCCCTGTCCCGAGGCTTTGGAGGTGCCCTCATCTGTCCATTCTGGGCCCTCAGAGTTGACCTCACTGGCAACATCCTCTGCATAATCCATTTCTATCGGATGGCTCAGAAGCCTCTCCCTGGGGCTGGAAAGAAGAGGTGCTCCTGGCATGTGCTCCTTGGGAGCCCTAAGGCCATCAGGATGCATTCAGGCTTCCCAGGTAGGTAGAGACAGAGGCCTCCGGCCGAGGCCGGCTCTGGTACTTTGGTGATGGGAGCACCTCCCCTCACACCACCACTTAGCAGCACGTTTTTTGCCTCTCAGGTTCTTCTTGGGCCACACTGTTCCTCACACTCCTCCTGCTTTTCCAGTATCCCTTTctccatcccaccaccaccacccccggcATCCAGCCGTGTGAGCCTCAGCAAGAAATCCCCCTCCAGATTCCAAAGTGATGAGTAATTATTGTAAAAACTGTGCTATCATCCATCATCGTATAGGAACAACAGCTCAGATTCTTTTTTGGAGGGTTTGCTCTGGGTTAGGCACTGCTAGAGAGACTTCACCTAATTATTTACTTAATTCTCGCAGTAGCCCTTCAGAAGAGGAAACGTGCCCATTTTAGAAATCAGGAcgtgaaggctcagagaggtaaaggagCCTGTTCGAGATCACACCGCTAGGAAATGGCAGAGTCAGACTGTGGCCCCGAATCTCGGGGCCCACCGTGTCTAAAACGGCAGGCCTGGGGCTCTTCTACGGCTTGCCCTGCCTGCGTTCTCTTTAGGGCACGGCCCCCTGCGCCCCGTTACATTTCACACGGAGGGCTGAGCTTATGATCCGTCTCGCCCTTTAGACTCTAAGCCACGGCAAGCGGGCTTTCTGCCCGGTTCACCCACGGCTGTGCCCTGACCCAGCTCCTGGCGATCGAAAAGCGTCTGTCGGACGCGTGGCCGTGTGGCCGAACCACCAGCGCGCTCCCTGCCCCGTGTGAATCCAGCGCGCGTGcgcagcccctcccccgccgccccccgccccccccgcccccgccccgggcctgCCGTCCGCCCCTGCGGCTTACTCAGCTGTGGAGAAGGCCAGGGTGAAGTTGTGCCGGCGCTGCGTGGGCTGAAGCTCAGCGTAGTCAAAGGCGTCGGGGAAGAACTTGTGGATGAGCGCGCAGAAGGCCATGCCGCTGCTCCAGCTTGAGGAGAAGTTCTGGATGTCCACGTGCTGCCGGTGAGCGGGGCCCAGAGCAGGCCTCGGTGAGCCCCTCGGGCTCTGCGCCACCTGCCGCCCGGGGGAAGGGTCCCCTGCCCCACAcggcccctgctccctgcccaccTCGTAGTTTCTGGTCATGGCCCGGCACCACTCCAGGAGCATGTTCTTGACGCCGCCGATGGCTGCCCCGGCTGCCTTCGTGTTTCGGAACAGGGCCGTGGGGCCCGACGCTGCCCTGCAAGGGGAGGCATGGAGAAGGCCCAGCCAGAGAGGCGAGAGGCCACAGGACGCCCCATCGGGGAGGAGCCCCGGCCCCAGACAGCAGCCCTCCCACCTGGGCCCGGGCAGTTCCCACGCCCTCAGGCCTCCCCACGAAGCGACCGTTCCGCGgaaagcccagcccagcccagcccagcctgcatTGTACCCGCCAAACTTGTCCACGATGGCTTTGCGGTTCTGTGCCCGGGGCCCCCGGGGCCCCCGCGGCCGGGCAGGGGCTGTCACCCTGTGCTCTGgtgccttctctttcttcttctcctgggagggagggggctctgtGGGACTCTGGGGCATCTCGCTGGGTGAAGACTCACTATGGAGAAGGTTCAGAGCAGTGTGAGAAGGGCTGGGACCAGCCCCTCCAGGGCACAAGGAGGGGTTAGGAGGCAGGGGGCCGGCTGGGGGGGAGCTCCCTGCAGTCAAAAGAGGCGTATGAAGTTGTGGCCCCCACTCCCGGCACACCTctcctctgtgcccagcactgggAGGGGATCAAGGCGGAATAACGAGGCTCAGTCTAACTTTGGGGAGCGTGTGGTCTGGTGAGATGTGTGGGGAGAGCTAAGACAAGTCTGAGGTctgacctgagtttgaatcctggctttgcctcttttttgctgtgtgatcttgggactGTCGtgtcatttctctgagcctcagcctctTCATCTGGAAACTGGGGACAAGAAGAGCTACCTGACACGGTGGCTCTAAGGCTCGAGAAAGAAGGGGAGTGGAGAGCACCCAACTGAGCCTGTCCCATAACGGCCCAGGTGAACATGTACCCACTACCTTTCCCTAAGAAAGCGGCAGGGAGGTGAATCTCACTCAGGTCAAGACAAAGGATGATTCCTCCAATGAGTCAAGTTATACACTGGCAAGAAGAAAGCTCTCGCTTTATCCAGCACCCGCCgggtaccaggcactgtgctcagggctctatactgttttttataaaagtaatctctatgcccagcgtggggctcaaactcacgaccctgagatcaagagttgcgtgctctaccgactgagccagccaggcgccccacgtgctttatacattttatgcCATGTTAGCCTCACGCTATGAGGTAGGTATTGATTACGGGGCCCACTTCATAGAAGAGAACAGTGACACAGACAAGGCCACACAgttggtaagtggcagagtcatTGTCTGAACTCGGGCTTTCTGCTCACACTCCGTGGGCAGGGTTGACGCCACGGAAACGTGCTGAGGGACAAGATGAGGAGCCCCGTGAAGATCTGCCAAGGACGCTGAGGAGGAGGCTTTAGTGGTGGAGTGGGAGTGGCCCCTTTGCTCCCAGCCTCTGGCTCCTTTGGTttcctgggctctgccctggggtAGGGGGCTGAAAGCCAGGAATCCTGGAATATCTCTAGATCAGGCGCCAGGGAGACCCAGGCCCAGGCGATGGTAGACTTGGAAGGGAGAGTGTAGTAGAGGGAGTTGGAACGGGGGCCCCCGAATCTGACATTACCTGGCTGAAGGACTGGTCTCTCCGGAAGCTGCTGTGTCTGGACCCAACCCATCTggagggagggaatggagagagggagggaagctggAGCTACCTTGACGTGCTGTCTGCACACCTCCTCAGGGTAGCTCCCGCAGCACCCCATGGGCCCCTGGACTCACTCACCTGGGCGGAGGCCACTGCCCTCCTCTGTGGGGCTCTCGAGCCATTCCTCAGGGGAGCTGGGAATCACTCCTGCTCCTTCCTCCGACTCTCTCTCCACACCCTGGTCCTGCTCTTCCTTGGGACTACCTGGCTCCTGGAACGAACATGATCTGTGTGGGCTCATGGTCCCACAAGCACCTGCCCGAGTCTTTGTGAGGACTTCAGGAAGAGCCGGAAGGCAACCTGGGGCCACGGGtctatccccccaccccaggctcttgATGTCATTGGGAAGACTGGACTTCCCCAAAGGAATaaagccaggggtggggggcttaCTTCCTGGGGTGCAGGGGACTCCAGAACACTGTgggggcctcctccctcctctcctttgccTCACTCACCGCCTCCTCCTTCACGTCAGCCTCCCGAGGTTCAGAGTCCGCCTCCCCTTCCACAGCAGCCTTCGTCTGAGGGTCTGACCTGACCTCTGGGGCACTGGCTTTCTTCTGGGCTTCAGCCACGGGCTCCTCTGTCTTGCTGCTCTTCTCCTGAGAGGCCACCGTGGCCTCCTCTTTCCCATCAGCCTCCCTGGCTCCAGTCTTGGCCTCCTGCTCCCCAGCAGCCTGCTTGGGCTCAGCCTCGGCCTCATCATTCACACAGGCCTCCTCCCTAGATTGGGGCTTGGCCTCCTTCTCGTCAGCTTGCTGCTTCTCAGAGGCCAACGTGGTCCCCTGTGCTTCCTCAGCCTCCTTGGGGTCGGGTTGGGTCTCTTCCTTCCCATCAGTCATCTCCTGAGGAGCCTCTGTGACCTCTTCCTTCCTGCCGTCCTCCTTGTGAAGTTCAGCCTCCGCTTTGGATTCCACCTTGGCGTCATCCAACCCATTGGCTTCCCCCTGAAGTTCAGCTGACGTGCTGTCCTCGGCTGGGGCTCTTTCCTGCTTTCCCGCTGCATCCGGAGGCCCCTCTTTGACGCTCGTCTCGGTTGTACCTTTGGCCTCTTCGGCAGAGGCTCCACCTCCCTGCGTCACCGGGGCCTCTGGGGTTGGGGAGATAGTGGTCCCATCCTCAGAgggcttctcttccttctgctccatCTCTGGAAAGTGGAGACAAGCAGACCTGGTCATGTCATGCCCCATTCCTGCGTGAGGTGAAGACCCCGCCCTCAGTGAGCACTGGCCTGCGAGTCTGGAGGCCTGCTGCTCAGTCCTGGGTCCCCCACTGCTTGGACATGTGACAGGAGCATCCGCGTTCCCTGCGGTAAAATGAAGGGGTCCAGTGCTGCTTCCCCAAAGGTGAGGTGTTGGGCCACATTGACTTGGCCTGGGATGGTGTTCACCTAACAGCCCTCTGCAGGCAGTGGCTCGGGCTTTAAAGAACATTAGGTCACGTAATGCCTCTTCAAGGATTTTGTCTCTTTCCGATTAAGCCAGTGAGATGGTTAGAACGGGATCCTGGCCTTGGGGAACACCTGTGGAGCAGTTGCTCTTCTCCCCTGTTCAGGGAGGTGGTAGCTAGCCTCAGGACAGGCAGGAGTATCCAGATCGAACCTAAAAATTCCGCTTTGTTTCCGCTGTATTTCTTTTTACGGTTACTTTCTATTTCTGGCCAGTGATCTTGAGTTTCCTTTTCCAATAGTGATataaactttcttttaatttgttgaatttaaaaataagttaattcaAAGGAAGGCATTCAGGAAAGCAGGACTCAGGTGGCACAGATGTGCCTAAATCCCCAGGGGTGGCGTAAAAATGCCTGAAATTCGGGAAACCCTGGGCCAGCTGGTCTCTGGGGCTCTTCCAGCTTCACCAGCCGCCACCGCTCTGTCATAGCTCTTCCAGTGGTTCTCGGACAAGGTGGGCCTAGACGTGGGAGAGTTTATCTTGGTGAAGAATAGAAACGTACTCTCCCTAACCTCTGCCAGAGAAATCTGACCCTCCAGCTGCCagggatggggcggggggagggaggtcATGATACCTTGATATGAGCTTTCCTATTCGAGTACTGTATATATAGTAGGATCTACAAAGACAGGTGGGCGGGGGGCCCAGGTGGGGGCAACAGCAGGAGTAGCTCCTTCATCCCCCTGCCCTTCTGGGGTGTCtgtttacaaagaaaacaatccTCCAATAGTGCTCAGGGCATGACTCAGGCAGTAAGAGGAGGTACTCCTGTCACCAGCTAAAAACACCTCCTGCCCTCTGCCGTGCCGTCATCCTGGGCGACagtccccagggcacctgggcagTTGGACAGAGGCAGGAAGACAGGCAGACTGGCGACAGGGCTCCGTTCCTGCCATCCACTCGGGTCTTGCTGCCCCCAGTCCAGAGTCCCTGGGGTCCCTGGGTTTCGGCTTCCGGGGAGGCAGGCTGGGATTTGCAAAGATGCACATACCGTCCTCCAACTCCACCCCTACCGCCAGAGCCCCCTCGCGGTTCAGCAGCCCCAGCAATGTATTAGCTGGGAGCTAACCAGCCGGGGATGGAATGCACATCAGCGGGGAGCCAGATCGACCCCCATCTCTTAGTCGCTCACTCTGAGCCCTGAGCCGTCCCTCTGCTGCTCGAATCCTCAGTTTCTACTGACAATGACAGGATTGGTCTAGATCAGAGTTTCCAAACTGTCCTGTGGAAAACTAGCATCTCCTAAGACCTTAATAGGAGCTGGGGTCGGGGAAATGTATTCTCTGGCTGAGGCTGTTCCAGAAACGGCCTCCTCTTTACCGTTTTAGAGATACATAACTTCATTAGCACGGAAGGGGATTTTAGAGACTCCATAGTAAAGAAATcttaacttggggcgcctgggtggctcagatggttaagcgtctgccttcggctcaggtcatgaccccagggtcctgggatcgagtcccacatcaggctccctgctccttgggagcctgcttctccctctgcctctctctctctctctctctgtctctcatgaataaataaataaaatcttaaaaaaaaaaaaagaaaagaaatcttaactTTGCTTAGCTTTATTTAACTCACTGCTCCCCAAACTTATTCGaccatggatttattttttcttgctttcttttctttttgctttgcttttcctgaGACGCACCTACCGCCATCTTGAGCAATGCCCTGTTTCCCAGAAGCAAGTACGACAGATGCTGGCCTAGATGATCCACACAACCCCAAACTCCGTGGAGCAGTGGTGAAAATCATCAATTCTGGAGTCTTCCCACTGTTTGCTaattgtgtgatcttgagcaagctACCTGCCCTCCCTGTGTTGTGATGTGTAGAGGTAAAAACCACCCTGTAGGGTGCTAGAAGGTTAAGGAAGCCAATGCATAGAAAGTCTTTTGAGGTGTGCCTGGCATGAAGGGGGCACTCGGGACTTTACTGTAGCATGCTCtacggctgagccagccaggggccctgaAGGGGGCCCTCAGTACAGAGCAGTTTCTGTGGTTGTAGGTTGGCCTCTGCCCATTAATGTTGGCCCTGACCCAGCCATGAGGGCAAAGACAAGGCAAAGAGGACTGAACGGCAGTAAGATGGCAACAAGCCCCTTTGATACCTCAAGGTGCGGTGGTGCTTGGCTAAGACTTAGCAGAGCACCGTCGCCATCCTTCCCTTCGGCTACATGCTGCAcgctgtggggggtgggggtgggagggaaggaagggcaggtgcatgcgcacacacacacacacacacacacacacacacacacacacaccctctgccGTCCTGCGTGTTCATCACCTCAGCTTTCCACACCCCCCCAAGCTTGTCATAAATAGATAAGGAGTGAAGAACCCCAGAATGTGAGCAGCCGGGGTGGCATCACCCACCCCAACACTGACGATTCTCTAGCAGGTTTCCTGCTTACCCCGCGGTGCCCTGCAGGACCTCACTCATTCCTCGCTCTGGCCCTTTGCAATCAGTGTTACcgggccccattttacagattaggaattTGAAGTCCCTTAGGTAAGGTCACAGGACAATGAAAGGGCCCAACCAAACCTAGACTCCGGGTCTCCTGACAACCGGTCAGGTGCTTGTGTCCCTTCCGAGGCTCTagccctttcctccccacctccctccctctccacctcccctcccccttcctccccagcaaGCCTATGGGCACCCTGTTTTGTATCCAGAGCAGCACTGCAGACCgcactccttccctctccttgttTCTCTTGGCTGGCTGGGAGAAAAAGAACCCAGGAGCTCGAGTTCCAAGCCCCAGAGAGTGTAGACGACACTTGATCGTTCTGTTAAAACCTCCCCAGGCCCCTGACACACAGTCTGTCTTCTGGTGGTCCTGAGGCTGCCGCCGTCCCCCATCCCAGCCAGTGACCCCGCCTTGAAGAAGCCACTCTCAACTGCTTAGAGAGTCTGCCTCCCACCCCGACCAGACCAGACTCCCAAGGCCCTCTCTGCCCCTGTCAGGTCCTCCTGGGGAATGGCCACCTGCAGGCTACTCTGTAGGTGATCTCGAGTTGCCCAACACCCTAGGGCTGGGTCCCTGACCTCTGGCATCCAAAGAGAGTTGACAGAGAGGTGGAGAGAATTAGCAAAGAGCCTGGATTTCTCCAACTCTGGGGCTCTGCATGGAGGCTCTGGCCTTTGGAAGGTGGGAGAGGGGTTGGCAGCTGGAGGGCAGCACTTAGAAAGGGGCCCGGGGCTTCTCCTACCTGTAGGGCCTCTGCCTCGGGGCTTGGAGCTGTCTCCTTCCTCCAGCTGAGCGGCCTCACTCCCGGCTGCCTTTACCCCAGCCAGTGGCCTCTAGCTGCCAGCTCTTCtgtctgcccgccccccccccccccccccccacttcaagAGCCTTCAGCCGAAGAAGAGCATTGTTTACCGCCCTGTTGGTACAACATTTTCCCTTGGCCTAGGAGGCTCAGATTTCCCGTGAAGATCTGACAGGTGGCACCTTTCAATCACAGCCCGTCTTTCCTGCCCTGACCCCGGCGGTATCCATCCTGTGGCCACCTTTCTTCCCAGTGTACTCGCCTGGCCCTGGTGACTCCGAAAACCATTTGCAGGCCCATGTGGAAGATGGTCACCAGCCCTCTGGCCTCGCCTGCCCATCCAGAGCCCAGACTAGGCCTCCTCTGTTTcctttgcccccccaccccatattCCTTTAAATAGTCTTTACTCTTCCTTAGACAGAAACAGCTGCTGAAGGGTGGGCTGCAGAGGGGGTGAACGGGACAGCTGCCCACAGGGGTATGTCTTGGGGCTCACACAGCACAGGGAgatgtggagggggaggggcgaaCAGGTGAGGAGACACAGCCCAAGCCAATGCAGCACTGGGCTTAGGGTCTAGAAAATACAAGACCGAATTCTGTTTTAAGCTGAAGTGACTGGTACGTAGGAGTCTCTGAGCTTTTCATACCGaattaagatgtatttttaagattttatttttaaatattttatttatttatttgagagagagagagaacacatgagaggggggagggtcagagggagaagcagactccccgccgagcagggagccccatgtgggactcgatcctgggactccaggatcatgagccgaaggcagtcgcttaaccaactgagccacccaggcacccctttaagattttatttttaagtaatatttatgcccaacatggggcttgaactcataaccctgagatcaagagtcacaggctctactggctgagcctgccaggcgcccctgacttgaGATTTTGCTCAGGTAAACAAATCTgtaccttctctctgtgtcctgtGATCTCAGAGAGGTACTACTTTGGGAGAATGTGTGCGGGGGACACCCCTATCGCTTAAGGAGCCTGGGACTCCCCGCAACCACCTCCCCCGTTCCTTCCACCTcagtcacactggcctccttccTGCTTCTGAAATAAATCGATCCCTTTCCACACTCAGGGCTGTGTGGCTTCAGTCCCTCTCCATCATTTCGTCctggtttattttcttcataatatttACTGGAATCCAAAGTGAGCTTATTCATTTCCTTATTATCTGACTCTCGCTGGACTCTAAGCTCCCCGAAGGCAGAGACTTTATCTCCCATGCCCATGGCTATGTGGCCAGGGCCTACCTGATTGCGTGGTTCACATGAGGTGctccatacatatatatggaataaataaataagttaatagaAGGTCATGGGGGGGTGGAATCCTGTGGGGCTTAGAGGCCCCTGTCAGGATGGTGGCTTTTGCTCTTTGATTGGAAGCCAGTGGAACCTTTCAGGTTGTGAAGGGACATGATCTAACTTTAGTTTTTGACAAGATGACTCTGGTTGTTGTTTTGAGACTAGACTGAGCGGGGAGCATGAACTGAGGTGGGGAAACCAGTCAGGACATTACCGCAGTAAGCCAGATGCAAGACGGTGGTGAGGAGACGTGGTGAGGAATGGGAATTGCGGATGACAGTGACCAAGACTGAGCCAACTTTGTCTTCAAACCACTAGAATGACCCTTCCGTTCAAGCCACTGACATTCTTGCTCTCTCATCTCCTGCTCTTCTCCAGGGAGTCCACCATATTCTCTACTCCTCTCATGAGTGGTCAGGGCCCATATCAGATTCTGGGTGACAATCCTGCATACTTTCTTTGGGGTTGAGGTCCCATCCAAGAGGACAGTACTGATCCATGGTGAGTAGCAAATACACAATTCCCTTTCAGGAgcctgggaggctgggaaggggtgGATCATGGTAGAGAGAGAGGCCAGAGCCTCATGGTGGTGCTGACAGAGGTCAGCAACTTTAGACAACATATCTggattctaggggcgcctggatggctcagttggttgagcgactgccttcggctcgggtcatgatcctggagtccctggattgagtcccacatcgggctccctgctcggcggggagtctgcttctccctctgccccttccccctctcatgtactctctctctctcattctcactctctcaaataaataaataaaatctttaaaaaaaaaaagaacagtgattACCCAGGCACTGCGGGGAGGGGAAAAGTGAggagttgttcaatgggtataaagtcTCAGGTGTTCAAAATGAGTAAGTCCCCAAGATCTGTTATACAACATTGTGCATACAGTTAACAAAACAGCATTGTGCACTTAAAAACTTGCttagagggtagatctcatgtgaAGTGTTCTTGCCACATAAAAAAgggccattttttaatttttattttatttttattttttaaagattttatttatttatgtgacagagagagagacagctagagagggaacacgagcagggggagcgggagagggagaagcaggctcccgggcaagcagggagcccaatgtggggctcgatcccaggaccctgggatcatgacccgagccaaaggcagacgcttaacgactgagccacccaggtgccccaaaaagggccatttaaaaaaaaagattttagggcacctgggtggctcagttggttaagcgactgccttcggctcaggtcatgatcctggagt encodes the following:
- the SMTNL1 gene encoding smoothelin-like protein 1, which encodes MEQKEEKPSEDGTTISPTPEAPVTQGGGASAEEAKGTTETSVKEGPPDAAGKQERAPAEDSTSAELQGEANGLDDAKVESKAEAELHKEDGRKEEVTEAPQEMTDGKEETQPDPKEAEEAQGTTLASEKQQADEKEAKPQSREEACVNDEAEAEPKQAAGEQEAKTGAREADGKEEATVASQEKSSKTEEPVAEAQKKASAPEVRSDPQTKAAVEGEADSEPREADVKEEAVSEAKERREEAPTEPGSPKEEQDQGVERESEEGAGVIPSSPEEWLESPTEEGSGLRPDGLGPDTAASGETSPSASESSPSEMPQSPTEPPPSQEKKKEKAPEHRVTAPARPRGPRGPRAQNRKAIVDKFGGAASGPTALFRNTKAAGAAIGGVKNMLLEWCRAMTRNYEHVDIQNFSSSWSSGMAFCALIHKFFPDAFDYAELQPTQRRHNFTLAFSTAEKLADCAQLLEVDDMVRLAVPDSKCVYTYIQELYRSLVQKGLVKTKKK